tatacacaatacaatgTGTCTTTGGAATGGctaaaaataatgtatgttctcaattataaaatacattatttatattatttatttaattttaaatgccttaaaagctgtaaatgtgttataataatcatatatatttttttctctttctatttttatatatgtaaggTATGGGTCTCTGAGGGCAGCTTTATGCAAGCAGCTGATGAGGGACACCTGGATTAGTCCTAAGACTATGAGGGTGAGGTGACCTCTAGTGGTTCCGGGTGGAAGTTCAGGTACCAGATCAACATAACACATAcaacttcattttaaatacaatccaAGTGACTGAAATGACttctagtatatatatatataaaaataaaataaaatataaatataaaataaattcagacaGTAAAACAATCGCATCcgattataaatgtatttagatcACTTGatagatttttgtttgtgtacatgtgattttattttgaatgatcaAAAACATTACCTTGAGTCCAGCGAAGATCATGGACGCTCCTCGGTGCTCGACCTGTTTGAGCAGTTCGGTGAGCTCGTGGACCACGGTGTAGTCTACAGAGCAGACGTGAGAACAGTCCAGAACCAGACCCCGCGGAGGAGACGCTGACAGACCAGACACGAGACCtcagtgagagtgagtgtgtgtgtgtgtgagtgagtgtgtgtgcgtgtgtgagtgtgtgtgtgagtgagtgtgtgtgtgtgagtgagtgtgtgtgagtgtgtgcgcgtgtgtgtgtgagtgtgtgtgtgtgtgagtgtgtgtgtgtgtgtgtgtgtgtgtgtgtgtgtgtgtgtgagtgtgtgtgtgagtgagtgtgtgtgagtgtgtgtgtgtgagtgtgtgtgagtgtgtgtgtgtgagtgtgtgtgtgtgtgtgtgtgagtgtgtgcgcgtgagtgtgagtgagagtgagtgtgtgtgtgtgagtgagtgagtgagtgtgtgcagtgtgtgtgagtgtgtgtgtgtgtgtgtgtgtgtgtgtgtgtgcgtgtgtgtgcgagtgtgtgagtgcgtgtgtgcgtgtgcgtgagtgtgtgtgtgtgtgtgtgtgcgagtgtgtgtgtgtgtgaatgtgtgtgtgtgtgtgtgagtgtgtgtgtgtgcgcgtctcaCCATGAAGAGCGTGTTTGTACACAAGTCTGCTGAGATGCTCCGTTGCGGGGAAGTTCAGGCCACTGTCCGGCTCCAGAAGCAGCACACCATGATCagacacctgaacacacacacaatatatatatatatatatatatatatatatatatatatatatatatattttactgaaaatttgtcatattttatattttagaatacaGTCTGCAACCAAGTAGATCTTTTTTTCCCACACAAAaatcaagaaatattttatgcaatatttatatattttgaaaatgtatatttatattagacaATCAGATcaaacaatatttacaaaattttaatataaaaaccatttttttaaacaatagacAGGCGGCTAGAAAAAGTAATCAATaggtaaataatataaaaatataggtaaatattaatgtattttataatgctaAATGTGCATCAAATCACTAaaagaatttattatatattttaattaaatcgaATTGTagagtatattattttatgaacatataaaaacgttcaaaaacaataattgaCACGTCTACTTCAATCCGATTCTACAattagtcatttattcattaatgcaTTTGCACTGTTTTccgtttgtttggttttttctTAGGCTAAACTTTTCAGAGCGATCTTGTACGATTCTATATGATTTCTACTAGCGCACATGCTGAAGCTagtgctgccaaacaattaattgcaattaactgcatccaaaataaatgtgtgtacactgtgtatatttcttatgtgtatatatatatatatatatatatatatatatatatatatatatatatatatatatatatatatatatatatataccacaagcacagtgtatattttaaaaaacatttacatatatatttacatctatatagttatataatatacttttatcgcatatttttcttaaatatttacatgcattgttttgcttatttatatatgcataataatcatacacagtacatacacatatattatgttttaaatgcaattaattgcgaCTGCACTATTTTCCAGAATAAAAGTCCTTCATTTAAAGCTCACAGGCCGCATTTATAATATTCAGCTTATTCATAAAAAACCCTCAAAACTCACTTTGACTTTGGGTCTGGCCACGACATACAACAGCATGAATCCAGAAACAAGCACACCTCCCACGATGCCGTACTGCACCTCCCAGAAACTGACCCCGAACGTCACCAAAAACGGCAGCAGGTCGAGCCCTGAGGCGAACAAGGCCAATGTAAAGCACGCAAAACCGCTTCCGTATTTTGAAGCGTGTGCTGCAAAGCCTCACTCTTGACTCTCCAGAGCTGGACCGGCACCCTGAAGTCTACCATGGGACCCACGGCGCAGATGATGACGGCAGCGAGCGACGCTTTGGGGATGTAGAAGAAGAGCGGCATGAGGAAGGCCAGCGACAGCAGCACTATCACGCCtgcccaaaaacacacacacacacacacacacacacagcttcagACGCGGCCCGCATTTAGTCGACCCGATGGCAGAAAGCGCGCGTCACCTGTGACGATCCCTCCGGCGGGTGAACACACTCCGGTTTGAGAGTTCACGGCCGTTCtgtcagaaaagaaaaaacaccaaataaaaaacactCACTCGGGCGAACACCCGCTTTAGCATTAGCGCACGGACGGACCTTCCGAAGCTGCCCGTGACGGGATACGCCGACACGAACGAGCCCAGGATGTTCGTGAAACCTGCGGAAACATCGCGGTGAGACGAGAACGATCTATGCTCTGGTAAGACAACGCAGTGGAGGACAATCTCTCACCGATGGCGAAGAGCTCTTGGTTAGCGTCGATTCGGTAGTTATTCTTGCTGGCtgaatggagaagaaaaaaaaaaagagtgttaaACGCGTTTAAACAGCATCGGTGTTGGTGTATGCAGAGGTTTGGACGCTCACCGAATGCCTTCGCTATAGCGATGCTCTCTAAGACGCCCATTAAAGGAATGACCGCCAGACCGCCGCCTAAATCCTGAGAAGACACACCTGATTGGTCAGTAATGATCACTATTCTATGAGACTGGCTACTTATACTTTACTAAAACTTATAATTTAGTAATATACTAAAAGTTAGTATTTCAGGTGTCCAGCTACCACAAGGGGGCgcagtttaaaaatatgtactatttttatatacatacatattaagTATCTTTTTATTACAGAATAATTATCCTAGTTTTTAACATTgagaaacaaaaactttttttattttaaaggtttatacATCTGACATTATTAGAGCatagaaaatgttgttttttaattattttaaatattattttcaaaaatagaaattatattatgctatatatatatatatatatattatatatatatatatatatatatatatatatatatatacaataacaataattatatttaacatttgcctttaatatgcattttaaaattgtattaatataattgcagtatatcatatataagcacacacacacacacaatataattttaaatgtgctcaACTGCctcaaataatttatatttttaagtataaatttaaattaaatataattgtattatagcatatattataacaaaaatcaTAATCTCACTTTACggacaaattatatttaaaaaatatatattttattcaaaaaataatttaatattgcattttaaataaaattaaaatatgataacattaaaataattgagCAGTATTTGGTTTCTTCAAGGCTGCTCTATTTGACGGGGGACTACTCACCTTTGCAATGTCGCTGAAAGTAATCACCGTGCCATTGGCTAAAGCCTCTGAGAGGGGCGGGGCTTCGAATGGAGGCAGTCCTTTGGCCGTTTTCCCGGTGAGACTGAAGAAATGGTGTCCGGTGACCTCAGCGGAATACGCAACAGCCGTCGCTGCTATGACGACCAGAGCGTTCCGGACTGACACACACGAAGAAAGTACATAAACATCTGTCCGTTACATTATATATTCACAAGAGTCTTTGAGCACTCACTAGTAGCTAAACTCCACAGCAGCCCGCGGGCAGAGCGGACGAGGAGAGGAGCCTCTTCTTCAGACGAACCCAGAGAACTCTTCATCAGCGTCAACATGAGCAGGAAGAACAGACAGCACAGACCCAGAATCACATCTCCAGCTCTGAGAACACAGAGGATTGAGATACACACTTAAATAAGATGATtgaacatgtatttatatatatacacgtatatatatacgtgtgtatatatatatatatatatatatatatatatatatatatatatatatatatatatacacatatatatacatatatacatataaatacatatatacatatacatacatataatacacatatatatatatatatatatatatatatatatatatatatatatatatatacacacacacacatacattatatatatacacacacatatatatagacacatatatatatatatatatacacacacacatacacatatatacacacacatatatatacacatatatatatatatatatatacacacacacatatacatatatatatatacacacacacatatatatatgtgtatatatgtgtgtgtgtatgtgtgtatatatacgtgtgtgtgtgtgtgtgtgtgtatatatatgtgtgtgtgtgtgtgtatatacgtgtgtgtgtttgtgtgtgtgtatatacgtgtgtgtgtgcgtgtgtgtgtgtgtgtgtgtgtgtgtgtgtgtttgtgtgtgtgtgtatatacgtgtgtgtgtgcgtgtgtgcgtgcgtgtgtgtgtgtatatacgtgtgtgtgtgtgtgtgtgtgtgtgtgtgtgtgcgtgtgtgtgtgtgtgtgtttgtgtgtatatacgtgtgtgtgtgtgtgtgtgtgtgtgtgtgcgttgtgtgtgtgtgtgtgtgtgcgtttgtgtgtgtgtgtatatacgtgtgtgtgcgcgtgtgtgtgtgtgtgtgtgtgtgtgtgtgtgtgtgtgtgtgtgtgctcacctGGCCTCGGGGATCTTGTGGAAGGTATAGTAAACCTGTAAGAAGAACTGCTGCGGGATCTCCTTCAGACCCAGAATATTCTGCACAAACGAACGAAGCAGACTGACGCAACTCTTCACCGATTTTACAGGACTTTTAAGAAACATGTAAATGAAAAGATGTGCTTGCGCCGGCGTGAGACTCTGACCTTGACCTGACCAAAGCCGATGGTGACAGCAGCAGCACAGGTGAAGCCTTTGATCACTGGATACGAGATGAAGTCCAAGAGGAAGCCTGATGAGCAAACAGCATCAGATCAGCTGATtcaacacacaaatacacatatcACAAAATATTCAATTGAGCTTACGTGGATTTATTAATTAatccagaaaataaatatttgtttactaAAAAAGCCCTATAAGTGCATAGAacattcttcttattattaatattatagattatattattaaaatgtataaaataaaatattgaaaaaaataatgtaaacaaaaatgctcAATTTAGCATGTTTGGATTAAGTGTAtcataattgaatttatttataaattaacatttcataataaaacacactcaaaatgctgtaacaacaacaatattaaaaacaatctgtatttatttatttttttgtttcagtggtAATTTTATTATGAAGCTACAACACTTGAAAGATGCTTCAACTGTATTCATTATAAGTATTAttgatacatattttatatatcaaatattgattaatatatgaatatttacaaAAGTACATTTAGCACATATTCAATTAAGCTTTTATACTAAAAttagtcacatttttaaaacctgtTGCTAAATTTTGCCGTGCGGCTTCACAGGCATGTACAGGAAGTTGCACAGGAAGTCATACAATCTAATACTtaagtgacagaaaaaaaccccccaCAAACTTCCTGTTTTCAAGACGGCCCTGATTTACAGGCAGCGGAGTCAGCTTTCTCTTCTTTGTGGCGACGCTTCAGTCAAAGTTTAAGTATAAATATgcttagaataataataaataacatttttaatactacaacttgacatttattaaaattagttttgctACTGCTATCTAAAACTACTCTATAAATGACtcaaacttaaataaaattaaaagctacatatataataaataataataataataataataataataatactgtgcAAATCTGTGTATAAACCACACCAAAATAGGGCAAAAGTATGACCAAAATATtgacattaaagggatagttcttcCAAAAATGTCCtttcaaacccgtaagacccTCGCTCATCTTCATAAACGCAAGTTCAGATATTcgtgatgaaatccgagagctttctgacgtCTTTGctacatttctaaaatgtttcagtCGCATTGCTTTCAATGCAGGTTCGGAAAGGAGCAGATTTTATCCGAAATATCTTAATCTGTGCTCAGAAGACGAGCCGATCTCTTACGGTTTGGGACGACGACAGAATTGACCCCTGTAggcgaactgtccctttaaggccGTTCCCATCTCACCCAGTCTCAGCAGAGCCATTCCGGCCTGGACGACGCCGCACAGCAGCGTGAGCGCCACCGCAAACACGGGATCCCCGCCGATATAACCCGAACACAGCAGAGACATGATGGCGGTCGGCCCCAGCGTGATGTCTTTAGATGTCCCGAAAACACAGTAGATGAATCCGCCCATGAACGCAGAATACAGGCCgtactggaaaacaaaacatatatatattaaaactaaccCTGCTCAGTCTCAGTGTCTGGAAGAACCTGGATGTTCTTACCTGCACAGGTAAACCGGCCACCTCCGCATAGGCCAGAGCCTGAGGAACCGCGGTCAAACCCACCGTCAGACCCGCGATCAGGTCCATCTTCAGCCAGGTCAGGTTATACCTGGGCAGCCAGGTGAGTATGGGAAAACACGAGCGCAGGGCGGCATACCAGCGGAGACCCGTCACCCGCTCCATCACGAGAGCCCAGATCCCAGAGACGGGACACCATCAGTTAGGGACCGCTCGTCAAAACCAGAACGTCTCTTCTTGCTTCTCCATAAGCGTTTTTTGGGAAGTATATCTGTGGAGGATTCATAAAATACAAGATCATGGTCACGAGATTCATACACCGCTGATTGTGAAATCACTCGTTCGAACACGTGAGTCACACAGCGACGAAAACATCCTGTTCGGAAACcgattaagtttttttttttcttcagcataCATTTAAACAGCACTCCAGAAAcgtgtaaaatattaaaataaaaatatatatatattttttttattattttttttttgcatttgcattatataaaaaaacaggcTAATTATTGTAAGGAGATGcgaaatagaaagaaaaaataattgccATGAAAATACccttaaaaatgactaaaattactaatatattgcaaataccaatattctgtttattgttttgcattcacgtagttaaaaattaaaacatttaaaattcaaataaacacacatatacatacatatatatatatatatatatatatatatatatatatatatatatatattatttttttagatacgAAATGCTTAgtgcaaagaaaaacatatacgtaattactaaaatgatttgcatttaTAAGTATGCTCCAATAAACGTAccagtacattttatttttgattttactttTGAATTTCGATTACGAACGAGATAGAAATCGCTAAATATTaaaggagaaagaaaggaaataatCATCGCAAAGGGTGTAAACATGCAGTTAAAACTGAtcatatgacattttaaaaggatCTCATGATCTGGGTTCCCGGTGCAAGGCAAATCAAGGATAAGCATTGGACAAGAAAACATgctaaacaataataataacacaaataataataataataataataccagtTAGATACGCGTATTTACAAACCAAGCTGAAAGTTGAGATGAATGTTAAGAGACACAACGACACATCAACTTAAAGATCAAACCTCAGAGGTGCCTTTGAGCCTCGCGCTTCAAACACTCCGCCGCAGAAACCTCTTTATTCACATCCAAAACGTTTGAGCAACCAAAAACGTTTGGGCAATCACAGCGTCCTGGAGTGAAGCGAGGTTTGTTTGACAGACCGAGCAACAGCGCCCTGGCGTCCTCTCCAGCCCTCACGCGATTGGCTGGAGATCCGGGTCAGCTGATCGCGGTCACGTGACCCGCTCCCCGCGGCGGAAGTGTGCGTCTCGCGGAGTGTCAACAAAGTCGAGGCTTTTTCGCGTCGCTTCAGTGACATTCCTGGGCACAGATGACACCAAGATGCCGCTTCTGCTCGCCTGGGCTTCGTtgtgttttctgctttgttGTAATGTAGGAGAGTGCAGAAGGAGAAATGTGCTTCTCATAATCGGTGTGTGGTAAAACACAGTCGTGAGTTTTTGTACAACTAATTTATACAGCTATGTCTGTCTCCTTGCTATCTGTCGCGTTGTATTTACGTTGCATTAACGTTGTGTATGTTGTGTGGTACGACACAGCTGATGATGGCGGGTTCGAAACAGATGTCTACAACAACACCGTGGTCCAGACCCCTCATCTCCGGGCTCTTTCTGAGCGCAGCGTGATCTTCAGGAACGCCTTCACCTCCGTCAGCAGCTGCTCACCGAGTCGCTCCACCATCCTGACTGGACTACCGCAGGTAGGTCAGAGGTCAAGGTCTGTTAACTTAGCCTTGGCCATTCCTGACCTTCTTTTCTGCTCTACAGCACCAGAATGGGATGTACGGCCTCCACCAGGGAGTTCATCACTTTAACTCGTTTGATGGAGTGCAGAGTCTTCCTCTTATCCTGAAACAAGCCAACATTCGCACAGGTACAACGAAGATCGGTTAGAAGatgtaaaaatgatcaaaatattaatgcactTCTGTGTGTGAGGCCAGATAACAGAAAAAATGTCCACTGAATCGAACTTTTGTGTCAGTGCAATGTGCaatttttcttcctctttttcatTCCATTTCTGTTTAAGACGAGATgatcaaacatgttttttttttgagtgactGACTTGTAACAGTGTATCACATCTGTATGAAGAAAAGCCAATTATTCTTCTAactctaaaacaaaaatcttgcTCATGCACCTTTTGTGACTGTATATTAGGTTAGGAGTTTTCTCAcagtttgtattattaaaaccttttaattcaacattttttatactagaatttttgtgtttatttaaattttttgaccAGATACAGTTATCTTTTTTACA
This window of the Puntigrus tetrazona isolate hp1 chromosome 22, ASM1883169v1, whole genome shotgun sequence genome carries:
- the slc26a11 gene encoding sodium-independent sulfate anion transporter, translated to MERVTGLRWYAALRSCFPILTWLPRYNLTWLKMDLIAGLTVGLTAVPQALAYAEVAGLPVQYGLYSAFMGGFIYCVFGTSKDITLGPTAIMSLLCSGYIGGDPVFAVALTLLCGVVQAGMALLRLGFLLDFISYPVIKGFTCAAAVTIGFGQVKNILGLKEIPQQFFLQVYYTFHKIPEARAGDVILGLCCLFFLLMLTLMKSSLGSSEEEAPLLVRSARGLLWSLATIRNALVVIAATAVAYSAEVTGHHFFSLTGKTAKGLPPFEAPPLSEALANGTVITFSDIAKDLGGGLAVIPLMGVLESIAIAKAFASKNNYRIDANQELFAIGFTNILGSFVSAYPVTGSFGRTAVNSQTGVCSPAGGIVTGVIVLLSLAFLMPLFFYIPKASLAAVIICAVGPMVDFRVPVQLWRVKRLDLLPFLVTFGVSFWEVQYGIVGGVLVSGFMLLYVVARPKVKVSDHGVLLLEPDSGLNFPATEHLSRLVYKHALHASPPRGLVLDCSHVCSVDYTVVHELTELLKQVEHRGASMIFAGLKPSVLKVLLTADLPGFRHTDGVDEALQLLTSINHYEQQY